In one window of Helianthus annuus cultivar XRQ/B chromosome 17, HanXRQr2.0-SUNRISE, whole genome shotgun sequence DNA:
- the LOC110922126 gene encoding rRNA-processing protein FCF1 homolog produces MGRSKKGPKFAVMKKLVSHKAIKQHKEEVLNPNKKDLTKENLPRNVPYVSSALFFTYNTALGPPYRVLVDTNFINFSIQNKLDLEKGMMDCLYAKCTPCITDCVMAELEKLGQKYRVALRIAKDPRFERLPCTHKGTYADDCIVERVTQHKCYMVATCDRDLKRRIRKIPGVPIMYITQHKYSIERLPEATMGGAPRI; encoded by the exons ATGGGGAGATCAAAGAAGGGTCCTAAATTCGCAGTAATGAAGAAATTGGTCTCTCATAAAGCAATCAAACA ACATAAAGAAGAGGTTTTGAACCCTAATAAAAAAGATTTAACGAAGGAGAATCTCCCCAGAAACGT GCCTTATGTTTCCTCTGCTCTGTTCTTCACGTACAATACAGCTTTAGGACCTCCTTATCGAGTGTTGGTTGATACCAATTTCATCAATTTCTCCATTCAAAATAAA CTGGACTTGGAGAAAGGAATGATGGACTGTTTATATGCAAAAT GCACTCCATGCATTACGGATTGTGTGATGGCTGAACTCGAGAAACTTGGTCAAAAATATCGTGTTGCTTTGAG AATTGCTAAGGATCCTAGATTTGAAAGGCTTCCGTGCACTCACAAAGGGACTTACGCTGATGACTGCATAGTTGAAAGAGTTACTCAG CATAAGTGTTATATGGTAGCAACTTGTGATAGAGATTTGAAGCGTAGGATTCGCAAG ATACCTGGGGTACCAATTATGTATATCACTCAGCACAAGTACTCCATTGAAAGATTGCCAGAAGCAACAATGGGTGGAG CTCCAAGAATATGA